In Candidatus Hydrogenedentota bacterium, one genomic interval encodes:
- the aroA gene encoding 3-phosphoshikimate 1-carboxyvinyltransferase: protein ALNQLGANVRATRGTGSPPFVVEGLLRGGEATMEAATSQFVSSLLLNAPLAEGDTRLHVPLLNEKPYVVMTLDWLQKQGITVGHNEALSEFHLPGGQSYQPVNRAIPGDFSSATFFLAAGALAGNSVLCRGLDMSDTQGDKAVVEYLRAMGARVEVGPDGIRVTADRLEGVEIDMNATPDALPMMAVAGCFASGTTRLVNVPQARLKETDRIHVMRVELEKMGARIRELEDGLVIEESALNGAVVEGHDDHRVVMSLAVAGTRAAGNTVINGAEAVAVTYPEFARDLRALGGLLETA from the coding sequence GGCGCTCAACCAGTTGGGCGCGAACGTCCGCGCCACGCGCGGGACGGGCTCGCCGCCGTTTGTGGTGGAGGGGCTGCTGCGCGGCGGCGAGGCGACCATGGAGGCGGCGACCAGCCAGTTTGTCAGCTCGCTGCTCCTGAACGCGCCGCTGGCGGAGGGGGACACCCGGCTGCATGTGCCCCTGCTCAATGAAAAGCCTTATGTGGTGATGACCCTTGACTGGCTGCAAAAACAGGGGATCACCGTGGGCCACAACGAGGCGCTCTCGGAATTCCACCTTCCCGGCGGCCAGTCCTACCAGCCGGTGAACCGGGCCATTCCGGGGGATTTCAGCTCGGCCACGTTCTTCCTCGCGGCGGGCGCCCTCGCGGGAAATTCGGTTTTGTGCCGGGGACTGGACATGTCCGACACGCAGGGCGACAAGGCCGTGGTGGAGTATCTGCGCGCCATGGGCGCGCGGGTCGAAGTCGGGCCGGATGGCATCCGGGTGACGGCGGACCGCCTTGAGGGCGTCGAGATTGACATGAACGCCACGCCCGACGCGCTGCCCATGATGGCCGTGGCGGGCTGTTTCGCCTCCGGCACGACCCGGCTGGTCAACGTGCCGCAGGCGCGGTTGAAGGAAACGGACCGCATCCATGTGATGCGGGTCGAACTTGAAAAAATGGGCGCGCGCATCCGTGAACTCGAGGACGGACTGGTCATCGAGGAAAGCGCCCTGAACGGCGCCGTGGTGGAGGGGCACGACGACCACCGGGTGGTGATGTCCCTGGCCGTCGCGGGCACCCGCGCCGCCGGGAACACCGTGATAAACGGCGCCGAGGCCGTCGCCGTGACCTATCCCGAGTTTGCCCGCGACCTGCGCGCGCTGGGCGGGCTGCTGGAGACGGCTTGA